The genomic region ATAACACGGCATGTGTCAATATGCAGAAACAAAATTAGAAAATAATCATAGGTTTTTTTAGCCGAAAAACAATTACTATATAAAAAAACTCGAACAGATACAACACAAAGGCATCAAGGCTCAAAAACAAACGAAACGAAAAAACAAAAGCAACCTAACGAAAATAATCATATGTAACTACCAAAAAGTATCAAGTTATAAATCATACTACAACGTACAACAGCACTTAATTGTAAATTATCAATTTACAATTAATGATACACAATGTACAATCTATAAAACATAACACCCTCACCAAAGAAAATGAtggggaagccaaagattggttagccTTTGGCTAGACAATGCCATTGGCAATGCTCGAATCGTGTGATCGGTATCTTGAATACTACCAGACACATCAGTAAGTAAAATTATAAAGATAATGTTCTTTCGTTTGCTTGTGGCACATCATATGTTAGGAAAACATAACGTAATCTCATAGAAATGACATGTGGCTTTCGACTAAATAAATTCAACTATGATGATGAGTATTTATGTAAATTGCAGAGGTACCAGGGTTGCCAATATTGGGAAATTTGCATCAACTGAAGGAGAAGAAACCATACAAGACTTTTGCAAACTGGGCAGAAACTTATGGCCCTATTTACTCCATtaaaactggagctacctcaatggTTGTAGTTAACTCCAATCAACTTGCTAAAGAGGTATCTTTTTTAATAAATCTGTATTTATAACaagttaaatttatttatttttagttcatTCCTTAATCATTGTTGTAATGACATCGATCATGCGATATCATAGGCTTTTGTGACCAGATTCGACTCTATTTCAACAAGAAACCTTTCAAAGGCGTTAAAGATCCTTACTGCTGATAAAACCATGGTCGCAATGAGTGATTATAACGACTATCACAAGACTGTTAAAAAAAACATAATCACTAGTATCCTCGGACCAGGAGCTCAGGTTAGTCTTCATtacgacccaaaaaaaaaaaataaaaaaaaaacctttATTTAGCCCGTTCGGGTATTTATTTTAACTAATAAATAATGTTAACAGAAGAAACATCGTGCCCTTAGAGACGCAATGGCGGATAATGTATCGAACCAACTGCATGCCTTGGCACCTAATTCTTCTCAAGAAGCAGTAAACCTTAGAAAGATTTTTGTTTCTGAACTATTTTCATTAGCATTTAAACAAGTGAGTTCTTGTTAGCCTATATGCAAACCACAATTGTGcatgatttttttattattataaatatattttttgaaCAACAAACACACACGCACCCTTTTTGTCCATACGGGACTCGAACCAGTGGCGGAGCCACATGTATTAGAGTGGTGTCAGTTGACACCAATGAATTTCATGAGAGAGCATATAGTATATAGAATTAATAGGGTAGAAGTATTGGTTCTGTTCCGCTTAATCCCCCTTATCCATTCGATAAACCCcactaaaataataataagagtaataagaaATATATAATGTCATACTCCGTATTTCATTCAGAGGTTAattaaaagtgaaaaatggattgcTAATCAAGTAGGTGAAACATACAACTAAATTTGCTTAATATATAAGGCTCAATTATTTATTACTTAAATAAGCGCCTCACtaagattaataatatataatgtCATATTCCATAACTATTTTTTGACAATGAAGcttataaaatcatatttactgtAATAAAATGAATGATATATTCTTGAACGGTTGTATTGTTGGTGCTATAGAAAGAGAGGCATTAGCTAATGTTGAGGATGAAGCAATTATGGGCGCTTTCAACAACATAGATATATATGTGCCTAGCTAGTGAAGAAACTAAACATTTAGTAAACTAACAGAAGTTAGTGACGGGGTCATTTGTGTAGAAAGTTGATAATGAGGGTTAACGAGGAAAAAAAATAGATAAAGGTTACATGTGTCGTTTAATACAAAGATGAATAACCAATGGTGCAATTTTGTCTTTACCGAATCGTATTTTGCGAATCAAAATTTTGAGACTTGATACATTGATATTATGACACCATTCATTTTAAATCCTGGCTTCGCCACTGACTCGAACTCACAACCTCAAGGAGTCAAGGTTGATGAGTTTCCTTGATACCGCTGGGCCAAAAGCCCTTTGGTTGCATGAATGAATTAACAAACAAATTTCATGATTTTTCAGACGTTCGGGAAGGATATCGAGAGTATTTACGTGGGTGATCTAGGAATCACCATGACACGAGATGAGGTGTTTCAAGTTTTAGTTATTGACCCGATGATGGGTGCCATTGAATTTGACTGGAGAGACTTTTTTCCGTATCTGCAATGGATCCCTAACAACGGCTTCGAAAACAAAATTAGACAAATGTATATCAGAAGAGAGGCTGTGATGAAGGCATTGATTCAACAGCACAAAAAGCGCATAGAATCCGGGGAGGTAAAGCATGTGTACTAGTTCAGAATTCACATAACTATGAATCAAATCTTTATTCTAATTAACCAGTATTGTAAACGGTAGTCGTCTAGGCCGACTAGTTGGTTTGGTGAATGGTGACTAGCCTGTCCCGTCTTGCTCAAAAACGTTTATTTAGTTGGTCAACACTAAAAAGTCACGTCAAAGCCagtcaaaattttaatattttttttactgAAATTTTGTGCCCtatacatatgtttaaaatattatatttatgtgtaataATGTTAGATATATTTATTACTACactaaaaagtcaacgttagtcaacgtaCGACTTGACCCTGACTCGACTCCAACTCGACCGACTAGTACTTATAAAGTCTCGACTGACTCATCTCCGTCTCGCAAGTTTTCCAACCTTGATCAGTGGCGAGGCTAGTTAATGAGGAGCGGGTCCCGCGACCCTTTTAGTTtggattttttttacaaaatactcCTCAAATTGTACTTGACACCGCTAAATTTTACTAaatgaccccatatatttttaggaTTTACAGTTTTAGTTTTGTAGAGGTAAAAAACCTTTTAAGTATTATATTTAGTTGTGAAAAAAAATTTCAAGACACCGTTGAGTTTTAATCTTGGATTCGTCACTGACCTTGATTTTAACTTTTGATTTCTTTttcacttaaaaaaaaaaaacagaatctGAACAGCTTCATTGATTACTTACTATCGGAGGCACAACCATTGACAGAGACACAATTGGTGATGTCATTGTGGGAACCAATTATCGAAACATCAGATACTACAATGATCACCACAGAATGGGCAATGTACGAACTTGCAAAAAACCCACAGAAGCAGGCTTGTTTATACGAAGAAATAAAAACTGTTTGTGGGTCAGAGATGATCACAGAGGAAAAATTGTGCAAGATGCCGTACTTAGCAGCTGTTTTTCATGAAACATTGAGACGGCATAGTCCGGTTTCCATAATCCCATTAAGATACGTGCACGAGAACACAGAGCTTGGAGGGTATCATCTTCCTGCTGGAACCGAGGTTTGTCCCCTTAGTAACATGCTGTATCCATATCGCTAAGGGCTACACTCTGCGCGCAATGCATGTCCCCGAGTTCATGTGTCATGGGCAGCATTGTAAACTACAGCCGTTTCGACCGACTAGTCGGTTTGGTGACAGCCCGTCTCGTATAAGTCGGGTCTGAGtttgtcaaacttggtcaaagtcaaggttggTCGAAGTTAGGTCAAAAAATTTTTAGTAGTATATTTTATACTCATATATTGTGCCTTATCCTTACGTTTGAAATATTTTTATCTGAAATATTTttgtaacacacacacacacacatatatatatatatatatatatatatatatatatatatatatatatatatatatatatatgtgtgtgtgtgtgtgtgtgtgtgtgtgtattattaGAAGTCAATGTTAGTCAACGTCCCCAACTTGAGCGACTAGTTGTGTTAAAGTCCCCGTCTCTCGACTTTTCCAACCTTGATCAGGGGAGGATTTACCATGTAATCACTCATAGCACGGGCTTCCAGTAAAATACGTGATCCGGTGGAATTTTTTTAGACTTTTATAACTAGTGATACAAGTGGACAGTGTAAACTTTTTTGAGTAATACCACTTAAATAAGGCAACTAGTAGAATTCTATTGAGTTTTAACCAGTGATACCAACCATATCATTCTTAGATCCAACATATAACAAATATCAACACAGATCAATTTCCCATATTCTATGTCATTCACTAAtggtgtttatttatttatttttgcagCTTGCTATTAACATTTACGGGTGTAACATGGAGAGGGAAG from Rutidosis leptorrhynchoides isolate AG116_Rl617_1_P2 chromosome 9, CSIRO_AGI_Rlap_v1, whole genome shotgun sequence harbors:
- the LOC139867024 gene encoding ent-kaurene oxidase-like, producing the protein MDVAPVGSAAVAMGGPAVVVAGGISLLFLKSFLSQQQRGGGGNPNNLPTVPEVPGLPILGNLHQLKEKKPYKTFANWAETYGPIYSIKTGATSMVVVNSNQLAKEAFVTRFDSISTRNLSKALKILTADKTMVAMSDYNDYHKTVKKNIITSILGPGAQKKHRALRDAMADNVSNQLHALAPNSSQEAVNLRKIFVSELFSLAFKQTFGKDIESIYVGDLGITMTRDEVFQVLVIDPMMGAIEFDWRDFFPYLQWIPNNGFENKIRQMYIRREAVMKALIQQHKKRIESGENLNSFIDYLLSEAQPLTETQLVMSLWEPIIETSDTTMITTEWAMYELAKNPQKQACLYEEIKTVCGSEMITEEKLCKMPYLAAVFHETLRRHSPVSIIPLRYVHENTELGGYHLPAGTELAINIYGCNMEREVWEDPEEWNPDRFLAENGPIDLQRTMAFGGGKRVCAGAMQAMLLACIGIGRMVQEFEWRLKDDVGEENTLTLTTQKLNPMLAIIKPRN